A stretch of Nonomuraea africana DNA encodes these proteins:
- a CDS encoding response regulator transcription factor, whose product MAAVADMKIRVLIVDDDALVRAGLSMILGGTDDIEVAGEAADGDQVPRMVAEHRPDVVLMDIRMPRVDGLTATEALRSTANPPEVVVLTTFHADAQVLRALRSGAAGFLLKDIPPAELVRAIRKVAAGEPILSPAVTRQLISHVSDGGAGGRRERARSLLTSLSEREREVAVAVGRGRSNAEIGAELYMSVATVKAHVSRILTKLGLNNRVQIALLVHDSES is encoded by the coding sequence ATGGCTGCCGTGGCGGACATGAAGATACGCGTGCTGATCGTCGACGACGACGCGCTGGTCAGGGCAGGGCTGTCGATGATCCTCGGCGGAACCGACGACATCGAGGTGGCAGGCGAGGCGGCCGACGGCGACCAGGTGCCGAGGATGGTCGCCGAGCACCGCCCCGACGTGGTGCTGATGGACATTCGCATGCCGCGGGTCGACGGCCTGACCGCGACCGAGGCGCTGCGCTCCACCGCCAACCCGCCCGAGGTGGTGGTGCTGACCACCTTCCACGCGGACGCGCAGGTCCTCCGGGCGCTGCGGTCGGGCGCGGCGGGCTTCCTGCTGAAGGACATCCCTCCGGCCGAGCTGGTCCGCGCGATCAGGAAGGTGGCCGCGGGCGAGCCGATCCTGTCGCCCGCCGTCACCAGGCAGCTCATCTCCCACGTCTCGGACGGCGGCGCGGGCGGCCGCAGGGAGCGCGCCCGCTCGCTGCTGACCAGCCTGAGCGAGCGCGAGAGGGAGGTGGCCGTCGCGGTCGGCAGGGGCAGGTCGAACGCCGAGATCGGCGCGGAGCTCTACATGAGCGTCGCCACGGTCAAAGCGCACGTCTCGCGCATCCTCACCAAGCTGGGGCTCAACAACAGGGTCCAGATCGCGCTGCTGGTGCACGACTCGGAGTCATGA
- a CDS encoding sensor histidine kinase, producing the protein MNVEYRWLLPSVLLGDPDEGRPARRSTRDWLVDIVIFLLTCTLVWLTLPDLEGEGRALRVTEQVLGGLSCAAVWLRRRWPVTLSLVATVLSSYFLMVGGAAVVALFTVAVHRPFKISGPVLAANLVTLVPLALWRPDKVLGPLWMAVFGTVLGLAIFGWGIVVRSRRQLVHTLRAQAKVAGQEARRMERERIAREMHDVLAHRISILSLHAGALEFRPDAPPEQVARAAGAIRESAHEALQDLREVIGVLRQPGDPEEVVPERPQPTLADLEGLAEESRRAGMDVTLVIEAPEAPEAPAGLGRNAYRIVQEALTNARKHAPGAPVRVSVTGTRREGLTIEARNKIGWPSSIPGAGSGLIGLAERAELAGGRLEHRRTPEGDFVLKAWLPWRT; encoded by the coding sequence ATGAACGTGGAGTACCGGTGGCTGCTGCCCTCGGTCCTGCTCGGCGACCCGGACGAGGGGCGGCCCGCGCGCCGCTCGACCCGCGACTGGCTCGTCGACATCGTGATCTTCCTGCTCACCTGCACGCTGGTGTGGCTGACGCTGCCGGACCTGGAGGGCGAGGGCCGGGCGCTGCGCGTGACCGAGCAGGTGCTCGGCGGGCTGTCGTGCGCCGCGGTGTGGTTGCGCCGCCGCTGGCCCGTCACGCTCTCGCTGGTCGCGACGGTGCTCTCGTCCTACTTCCTCATGGTGGGCGGCGCGGCGGTGGTGGCGCTGTTCACCGTCGCGGTCCACCGCCCATTCAAGATCTCCGGCCCGGTGCTCGCGGCGAATCTGGTCACGTTGGTCCCGCTCGCGCTGTGGCGTCCCGACAAGGTGCTCGGCCCTCTGTGGATGGCCGTGTTCGGCACGGTGCTCGGGTTGGCGATCTTCGGGTGGGGGATCGTGGTCAGATCCAGGCGCCAGCTGGTCCACACGCTGAGGGCGCAGGCGAAGGTGGCGGGGCAGGAGGCCAGGCGGATGGAGCGCGAGCGGATCGCCCGCGAGATGCACGACGTCCTGGCCCACCGCATCTCCATCCTGAGCCTGCACGCGGGAGCGCTGGAGTTCCGGCCCGACGCGCCGCCCGAGCAGGTGGCCAGGGCGGCGGGGGCGATCAGGGAGAGCGCCCACGAGGCGCTGCAGGACCTGCGCGAGGTCATCGGCGTGCTGCGCCAGCCGGGCGACCCCGAGGAGGTCGTGCCCGAGCGGCCCCAGCCCACGCTCGCCGATCTCGAGGGGCTGGCCGAGGAGTCGCGCAGGGCGGGCATGGACGTGACGCTCGTGATCGAGGCGCCCGAGGCGCCCGAGGCGCCCGCCGGTCTCGGTCGCAACGCCTACCGGATCGTCCAGGAGGCGCTCACCAACGCCCGCAAGCACGCCCCGGGGGCGCCGGTGCGGGTGAGCGTGACGGGCACGCGGCGGGAGGGGCTGACCATCGAGGCGCGCAACAAGATCGGCTGGCCGTCCAGCATCCCGGGGGCGGGCAGTGGGCTGATCGGGCTGGCCGAGCGGGCCGAGCTGGCGGGCGGCCGGCTCGAGCACCGGCGCACGCCTGAGGGGGACTTCGTTCTGAAAGCATGGCTGCCGTGGCGGACATGA
- a CDS encoding M48 family metallopeptidase: MSWLDRRAGIALALLGALIVVVVVVTTPWETMSGAPSVPPDPSRDFTAAQIARSQAFDAAISVPSYLSLGLTVLFAGVLVATPWGARLLARLKGPWWLRVVLGVVVLTAVVELLRWPLGVWFEGQLRDFGLSTQNWVSWTGDRLKSIGVRVAIMSIMVLAVVALARRFARWWIPAAVGAFALTVGTSFVYPVVFEPIFNDFRSMPAGKLRSDLLELAARADVRVEDVLIADASRRTTALNAYVSGFGATRRIVVYDTLLAAPEKEVELIIAHELGHAKDNDVLHGTLVGALGAGFGAVLLFCVAPLWRRPLSDPVAVGAIMGFLSLMTVLSGPAQNLVSRHIEARADLHALDLTRDPQTFVAMQKRLAITNISDLSPDVVEYVLYASHPTAPQRIAMARSWELMKAP; the protein is encoded by the coding sequence ATGAGCTGGCTGGACCGGCGGGCGGGCATCGCGCTGGCGCTGCTGGGCGCGCTGATCGTCGTGGTGGTCGTGGTCACCACTCCCTGGGAGACGATGTCGGGCGCGCCCTCCGTGCCGCCCGATCCTTCGAGGGACTTCACCGCCGCCCAGATCGCCCGCTCGCAGGCCTTCGACGCGGCCATCAGCGTGCCGTCGTATCTGTCGCTCGGCCTGACCGTGCTCTTCGCGGGCGTGCTGGTGGCCACCCCCTGGGGCGCCCGCCTGCTGGCCAGGCTGAAGGGGCCGTGGTGGCTGCGGGTCGTGCTCGGCGTCGTGGTGCTCACGGCGGTGGTCGAGCTGCTGCGCTGGCCGCTCGGCGTCTGGTTCGAAGGCCAGCTGCGCGACTTCGGCCTGTCCACCCAGAACTGGGTGAGCTGGACCGGTGACCGGCTGAAGTCCATCGGGGTGCGGGTCGCGATCATGTCGATCATGGTGCTGGCGGTCGTCGCGCTGGCCCGCAGGTTCGCGCGGTGGTGGATCCCCGCCGCGGTGGGCGCCTTCGCACTGACCGTGGGCACGTCCTTCGTCTATCCCGTCGTCTTCGAGCCGATCTTCAACGATTTCCGGTCCATGCCGGCGGGCAAGCTCCGCAGCGACCTGCTGGAACTGGCCGCGCGCGCCGACGTGCGCGTCGAGGACGTGCTGATCGCCGACGCCTCCCGCAGGACCACCGCGCTGAACGCCTACGTCTCGGGATTCGGCGCCACGCGGCGCATCGTCGTCTACGACACGCTGCTGGCCGCGCCGGAGAAGGAGGTGGAGCTGATCATCGCGCACGAGCTCGGGCACGCCAAGGACAACGACGTGCTCCACGGCACGCTCGTGGGGGCGCTCGGCGCCGGGTTCGGCGCGGTGCTGCTGTTCTGCGTAGCCCCGTTGTGGCGAAGGCCGCTGTCCGATCCGGTGGCGGTGGGCGCGATCATGGGCTTCCTCTCGCTAATGACAGTGCTGTCGGGTCCCGCGCAGAACCTCGTCAGCCGCCACATCGAGGCCAGGGCCGACCTGCACGCGCTCGATCTCACCCGCGACCCGCAGACGTTCGTCGCGATGCAGAAACGCCTCGCAATTACCAATATTTCCGACTTGTCGCCGGATGTCGTGGAATATGTGCTCTATGCCTCGCACCCGACCGCGCCCCAGCGCATCGCCATGGCCCGCTCGTGGGAGCTCATGAAGGCCCCGTGA
- a CDS encoding LysR family transcriptional regulator: protein MPDLWSLRVLLEVGRRGSFSAAAEALSMTQPAVSRQIATLERRTGVRLFHRRPRGVQPTEAGLAAIEQAAAVVDGMSLFETRLRAFATAESGSVRVTAFPSAATRFVPESFRRFTATHPDVELSLTVGEHGGSGVLAGAADVALVTSWDAAPDPGLDLLFLFDDEPMVALPAGHPLAAQEQVRLADLSGEPWIDGTHPDCLGPISELSAAMGGAPRITHLCDDWNGRQGLVAAGVGVMLYPSIAGRSVRSDIRLVHPSPSLPARRISVAVLPAHGRPPAVSAYLDVLREMSAAYGRTAPTSRLP from the coding sequence ATGCCTGATCTGTGGTCCCTGCGCGTCCTGCTGGAGGTCGGCCGGCGCGGCTCCTTCTCCGCCGCGGCCGAGGCCCTGTCGATGACCCAGCCCGCCGTCTCGCGTCAGATCGCCACCCTGGAGCGCCGTACGGGCGTCAGGCTCTTCCACCGCCGCCCCAGGGGCGTGCAGCCGACCGAGGCGGGCCTGGCCGCCATCGAGCAGGCCGCGGCCGTGGTCGACGGGATGAGCCTGTTCGAGACCCGGCTGCGCGCCTTCGCCACCGCCGAGAGCGGCAGCGTGCGCGTGACCGCCTTCCCCAGCGCGGCCACCAGGTTCGTGCCGGAGAGCTTCCGCCGCTTCACCGCCACCCACCCCGACGTCGAACTGTCGCTCACCGTGGGCGAACACGGCGGCTCGGGCGTGCTGGCAGGCGCGGCCGACGTCGCGCTGGTCACCTCGTGGGACGCCGCCCCCGACCCGGGGCTCGACCTGCTCTTCCTGTTCGACGACGAGCCGATGGTGGCCCTGCCCGCCGGCCATCCCCTCGCCGCGCAGGAGCAGGTACGGCTGGCCGACCTGTCCGGTGAGCCGTGGATCGACGGCACCCACCCCGACTGCCTCGGCCCGATCTCCGAGCTGTCTGCCGCGATGGGAGGGGCGCCGCGGATCACCCACCTGTGCGACGACTGGAACGGCCGTCAGGGCCTGGTCGCCGCGGGCGTCGGCGTGATGCTCTACCCGTCGATCGCCGGCCGGTCGGTGCGCTCGGACATCAGGCTGGTGCATCCCTCGCCGTCGCTGCCCGCCAGGCGGATCAGCGTCGCCGTCCTGCCCGCCCATGGCCGCCCGCCCGCCGTGAGCGCCTATCTGGACGTCCTGCGCGAGATGAGCGCCGCCTACGGGCGAACCGCGCCGACCAGTCGCCTGCCGTAG
- a CDS encoding phosphotransferase family protein, whose translation MTEHLRTSTRDLDDLCERLSAWLGREVSQVSRPSANGMSSETLFFTVDGTRCVARLAPTEEAVPIFPTYDLGVQFEVMRLARERAGVLAPKALWFEPSPEPLGTPFFVMEREEGRVPSDVPPYTFEGWLLEAAPEDRRRLQDRTVAIAARLHDASFAPAELDRLGKAGLRAHVDGQRAYYEWMRGDVRIPLLERAFDWLEAHWPDDPGPDVLTWGDARIGNVMYRDFTPVAVLDWEMAAVGPRELDLAWMIFLHRFFQDLAEVFELPGLPAFMRRDDVCRTYRELSGHTPANMDFYETYAALRHGIVMARVWQRRIHFGEQPMPDDPDDLVLHKSLLERMLS comes from the coding sequence GTGACCGAGCACCTGCGCACCTCCACCAGGGACCTCGACGACCTGTGCGAGCGGCTGAGCGCCTGGCTCGGCCGTGAGGTCTCACAGGTCTCCCGCCCCTCCGCCAACGGCATGTCCAGCGAGACGCTCTTCTTCACCGTGGACGGCACCCGGTGCGTGGCGCGCCTGGCGCCCACCGAGGAGGCCGTGCCGATCTTCCCGACCTACGACCTGGGTGTCCAGTTCGAGGTGATGCGCCTGGCGAGAGAGCGGGCCGGGGTGCTCGCCCCGAAGGCGCTGTGGTTCGAGCCCTCGCCCGAGCCGCTGGGCACGCCGTTCTTCGTGATGGAACGGGAGGAGGGCAGGGTTCCGTCCGACGTCCCGCCGTACACCTTCGAGGGGTGGCTGCTGGAGGCCGCGCCCGAGGACCGGCGGCGGCTGCAGGACCGGACGGTGGCGATCGCGGCCAGGCTGCACGACGCCTCCTTCGCCCCCGCCGAGCTGGACCGCCTCGGCAAAGCGGGACTGCGGGCGCACGTGGACGGCCAGCGCGCCTACTACGAGTGGATGCGCGGCGACGTGCGCATCCCGCTGCTGGAGCGGGCCTTCGACTGGCTTGAGGCGCACTGGCCGGACGATCCCGGACCCGACGTGCTGACCTGGGGCGACGCCAGGATCGGGAACGTGATGTATCGCGACTTCACCCCTGTCGCGGTGCTCGACTGGGAGATGGCCGCGGTGGGCCCGCGCGAGCTGGACCTGGCCTGGATGATCTTCCTGCACCGGTTCTTCCAGGACCTCGCCGAGGTCTTCGAGCTGCCGGGACTGCCTGCCTTCATGCGCCGCGACGACGTCTGCAGGACCTACCGCGAGCTGTCCGGGCACACGCCGGCGAACATGGACTTCTACGAGACGTACGCCGCCCTCAGGCACGGGATCGTCATGGCCAGGGTCTGGCAGCGCCGCATCCACTTCGGCGAGCAGCCAATGCCCGACGACCCCGACGACCTGGTGCTGCACAAGTCACTGCTGGAGCGGATGCTGTCATGA
- a CDS encoding PH domain-containing protein produces MAELALRPPRNPADPRAVAWWTVQAFLFAVPLAGAAAAGYWFFAPHSVALGAAVAAVAGACLLLAALAPRASYRVQRWEITDEAVYVRSGWLTHTWRVAPMSRIQTVDTARGPVQRLFGLADVTVTTASSAGAIKIEALDHELAAELAARLTAITQATPGDAT; encoded by the coding sequence GTGGCCGAACTGGCTCTGCGTCCGCCCAGGAACCCGGCCGACCCTCGCGCGGTCGCCTGGTGGACCGTGCAGGCGTTCCTCTTCGCGGTGCCGCTGGCGGGGGCCGCGGCAGCGGGCTACTGGTTCTTCGCTCCGCACTCGGTCGCGCTCGGCGCGGCGGTCGCCGCCGTCGCCGGGGCGTGCCTGCTGCTGGCGGCGCTCGCGCCGCGCGCCTCCTACAGGGTGCAGCGGTGGGAGATCACCGACGAGGCCGTCTACGTCCGCTCCGGCTGGCTCACCCACACCTGGAGGGTCGCGCCGATGTCGCGCATCCAGACCGTCGACACCGCGCGCGGACCCGTGCAGCGGCTGTTCGGCCTGGCCGACGTGACCGTCACGACCGCCTCGTCCGCGGGGGCCATCAAGATCGAGGCGCTCGACCACGAGCTCGCCGCCGAGCTGGCCGCCAGGCTCACCGCCATCACCCAGGCCACGCCGGGGGACGCCACATGA
- a CDS encoding NYN domain-containing protein: protein MSSAGEGLSRPLPEQVRLNVVDLAAQVLGTMPAIAVPAPLRGIAKFDPRKRAKLGGAPIAAQLESDKKFREAVAESVAKGWPELAASLAEGNVPPAADPVLVAAAAYLTRPPGWAEMVEAARADLEQSAVVAEGSAQEQTVARLREQLATQKSAAKEESERLREQLKAARAENSDLRRKLHDARERLKAADRRAAEMAQAAEEARMAASVAGSAGESEVRRLKERLADAERHLEASRRAAREGRSIEDARIRVLLDALQDASAGLRRELALPTTISRPADSVAAVAPGAPNVRGVPARALADDDPQLLDQLLALPQVHLIIDGYNVTKTGYGTLTLADQRNRLMTALGGLVAQTRVEVTVVFDGAELNAPVQVVAPRGVRVMFSAPGEIADDLIRQLVRAEPQGRAIAVVSSDREVAESVRRMGARPVSSALLLRRLGRA from the coding sequence ATGAGCTCAGCCGGCGAAGGCCTGTCTCGTCCGCTTCCCGAGCAGGTGCGGCTCAACGTCGTCGATCTGGCGGCCCAGGTGCTCGGCACCATGCCCGCGATCGCCGTGCCCGCGCCGTTGCGCGGCATCGCGAAGTTCGACCCTCGCAAACGCGCCAAGCTCGGCGGCGCGCCCATCGCCGCCCAGCTCGAGAGCGACAAGAAGTTTCGCGAGGCGGTGGCCGAGTCGGTCGCGAAGGGCTGGCCCGAGCTGGCCGCCTCGCTGGCCGAGGGCAACGTGCCGCCGGCCGCCGACCCCGTCCTGGTCGCGGCGGCAGCCTATCTGACCAGACCGCCCGGCTGGGCGGAGATGGTGGAAGCCGCCCGCGCCGATCTGGAGCAGTCGGCCGTCGTCGCCGAGGGTTCGGCCCAGGAGCAGACCGTCGCCCGGCTGCGCGAGCAGCTCGCCACGCAGAAGAGCGCCGCGAAGGAGGAGAGCGAGAGGCTGCGCGAGCAGCTGAAGGCCGCCCGAGCGGAGAACTCCGACCTGCGCCGCAAGCTCCACGACGCCCGCGAACGGCTCAAGGCCGCCGACCGGCGCGCCGCCGAGATGGCGCAGGCCGCCGAGGAGGCCAGGATGGCCGCCTCGGTCGCCGGCAGCGCGGGCGAGTCGGAGGTGCGGCGGCTGAAGGAGCGGCTGGCCGACGCCGAACGACATCTCGAGGCCTCGCGCAGGGCGGCCCGCGAGGGCCGCAGCATCGAGGACGCCCGGATCAGGGTGCTGCTCGACGCGCTCCAGGACGCCTCGGCGGGATTGCGGAGGGAGCTCGCGCTCCCCACCACGATCAGCAGGCCCGCCGACTCGGTCGCCGCCGTCGCGCCCGGCGCGCCCAACGTGCGCGGCGTGCCGGCCAGAGCGCTGGCCGACGACGACCCGCAGCTGCTCGACCAGCTGCTCGCGTTGCCACAGGTGCACCTGATCATCGACGGTTACAACGTGACCAAGACCGGCTACGGCACGCTCACCCTGGCCGACCAGCGCAACAGGCTGATGACGGCTCTGGGCGGCCTGGTCGCGCAGACCAGGGTCGAGGTGACGGTCGTCTTCGACGGCGCCGAGCTCAACGCCCCCGTGCAGGTGGTGGCGCCGCGCGGGGTCCGGGTGATGTTCAGCGCGCCCGGCGAGATCGCCGACGACCTGATCCGCCAGCTGGTCCGCGCCGAGCCGCAGGGCAGGGCGATCGCGGTGGTCTCCTCCGACCGCGAGGTGGCCGAGTCGGTGCGCAGGATGGGTGCCAGGCCCGTCTCGTCCGCGCTCCTGCTGCGCCGCCTCGGGCGGGCATAG
- a CDS encoding C40 family peptidase yields MKAGAVKAGVVKSAAAKAARQKMRAAKAVDVAKKQVGDPYRYGGTGPGSFDCSGLVQYAWAKAGIRIPRVTHSQYARIKKKVSWRSLKPGDLMFFRGKGHVGMYVGKGRMIHSPSTGKTVRIEKINGWRKASFAGAVRPGA; encoded by the coding sequence GTGAAAGCCGGCGCTGTGAAGGCCGGTGTGGTAAAGAGCGCCGCCGCGAAGGCGGCGCGGCAGAAGATGAGGGCGGCCAAGGCCGTCGACGTGGCGAAGAAGCAGGTGGGCGACCCCTACCGCTACGGCGGCACGGGGCCTGGCTCCTTCGACTGCTCGGGCCTGGTGCAGTACGCCTGGGCCAAGGCGGGCATCAGGATTCCGCGCGTGACGCACAGCCAGTACGCACGCATCAAGAAGAAGGTCTCCTGGCGCAGCCTCAAGCCCGGTGACCTGATGTTCTTCCGCGGCAAGGGCCATGTCGGCATGTACGTCGGCAAGGGCAGGATGATCCACTCGCCGAGCACGGGCAAGACGGTGCGGATCGAGAAGATCAACGGCTGGCGGAAGGCCTCCTTCGCCGGCGCGGTCCGTCCCGGCGCGTAG
- a CDS encoding glycosyltransferase family 4 protein, which yields MSRVLIVTNDFPPRPGGIQSFVHGLALRMPSVMVYAPRWRGCEEFDGRQPYPVVRHPTSLMLPTPGVARRAARLVAAHGAETVVFGAAAPLGLLAPRLRAAGARRIVMLTHGHESSPLFRPLMRRIGSHADVVTYLGSYTHARLAALIPPGKLVRLAPGVDTDVFSPSVDAARLRHALGLGDRPVVVCVSRLVPRKGQDRLIRAWPLVLRAVPSAVLLVVGGGPYRRRLERMAAGLGDAVRFTGVVPASSLPSYYAVGDVFAMPCRTRMGGMDVEGLGIVFLEASSTGLPVVAGASGGAPDAVRHGETGLVVDGRSVPEVAGALIELLVDTDWARKMGERGREWVAGEWDWSRVAARFHTLL from the coding sequence GTGAGCAGGGTCCTCATCGTCACCAACGACTTCCCGCCGAGGCCGGGCGGCATCCAGTCGTTCGTGCACGGGCTCGCGCTGCGCATGCCGTCCGTCATGGTCTACGCCCCGCGCTGGCGGGGCTGCGAGGAGTTCGACGGCCGTCAGCCCTACCCCGTCGTCCGGCACCCCACCTCGCTCATGCTGCCCACCCCCGGCGTGGCGCGGCGCGCGGCGCGGCTGGTGGCCGCGCACGGGGCCGAGACCGTCGTCTTCGGCGCCGCGGCGCCCCTCGGCCTGCTCGCCCCCCGCCTGCGCGCGGCGGGGGCGCGCAGGATCGTCATGCTCACCCACGGGCACGAGTCGTCGCCGCTGTTCCGCCCCCTGATGCGGCGCATCGGCTCCCACGCCGACGTGGTCACCTACCTGGGGTCCTACACCCACGCCAGGCTCGCCGCCCTGATCCCTCCCGGCAAGCTCGTACGGCTGGCGCCCGGCGTGGACACCGACGTCTTCAGTCCCTCGGTGGACGCCGCACGCCTCAGGCACGCGCTCGGTCTCGGGGACCGGCCCGTCGTCGTGTGCGTCTCCAGGCTCGTGCCGCGCAAGGGACAGGACCGGCTGATCCGCGCCTGGCCGCTGGTGCTCAGGGCGGTGCCCTCGGCGGTGCTGCTCGTCGTGGGCGGCGGGCCCTACCGGCGGCGCCTGGAGCGGATGGCCGCGGGACTGGGCGACGCGGTGCGCTTCACCGGCGTGGTGCCGGCCTCGTCGCTGCCGTCGTACTACGCGGTGGGCGACGTCTTCGCCATGCCCTGCCGGACGCGGATGGGCGGGATGGACGTCGAGGGGCTGGGGATCGTGTTCCTCGAGGCCTCCTCGACCGGCCTGCCGGTGGTGGCGGGGGCCTCAGGGGGAGCGCCCGACGCGGTGCGGCACGGGGAGACGGGGCTCGTCGTGGACGGCAGATCCGTGCCGGAGGTGGCGGGAGCGTTGATCGAGCTCCTCGTGGACACGGACTGGGCGCGCAAGATGGGGGAGAGGGGCAGGGAGTGGGTGGCCGGCGAGTGGGACTGGTCGCGCGTCGCCGCCCGCTTCCACACGCTCCTCTAG
- a CDS encoding C40 family peptidase, with protein MRFGRVPLAAGLAIATLLLPLSGAFADPKPTIAQAKAKLEKLNDKADKVVDRYNLATEKYKKAKKTYESLNSRYKSKMARVAGLRAEVVGMAVDTYQVGEFTSWAALLGDNDPTATLGGMALLDQMTAERAQVLAAFDAENRQLKTDREQAQGALTEADKLRDEVKSEKDKVLDLVEQQEKLLRRLGAYRVGNPNSTGIKYTGSASGNAASVLSFAFAQVGKPYQYGGTGPGGWDCSGLTQASWRAGGVSLPRTTWEQWSWGAKRRVSLDALQPGDLIFSEGLGHVSIYAGDGKIVHAPQTGDVVKVVPLSAYGRRLVGAVRP; from the coding sequence GTGAGGTTTGGCCGGGTACCGCTGGCTGCGGGTCTCGCGATCGCGACTCTCCTCCTGCCGCTGAGCGGCGCGTTCGCCGACCCCAAACCGACGATCGCGCAGGCCAAGGCGAAGCTCGAGAAGCTCAACGACAAGGCCGACAAGGTCGTCGACAGGTACAACCTGGCCACCGAGAAGTACAAGAAGGCCAAGAAGACCTACGAGAGCCTGAACTCCCGGTACAAGAGCAAGATGGCCAGGGTGGCGGGCCTGCGCGCCGAGGTCGTCGGCATGGCCGTCGACACCTACCAGGTGGGCGAGTTCACCTCCTGGGCCGCGCTGCTGGGTGACAACGACCCCACGGCCACGCTCGGCGGCATGGCGCTCCTGGACCAGATGACGGCCGAGCGGGCCCAGGTGCTCGCCGCCTTCGACGCGGAGAACCGCCAGCTCAAGACCGACAGGGAACAGGCGCAGGGCGCGCTCACCGAGGCCGACAAGCTGCGCGACGAGGTGAAGTCCGAGAAGGACAAGGTGCTCGATCTGGTCGAGCAGCAGGAGAAACTGCTGCGGCGGCTCGGCGCCTACCGGGTGGGCAACCCGAACAGCACTGGCATCAAGTACACGGGCTCAGCCTCCGGCAACGCCGCCTCGGTGCTCAGCTTCGCGTTCGCCCAGGTCGGCAAGCCCTACCAGTACGGAGGCACCGGCCCAGGCGGCTGGGACTGCTCCGGCCTCACCCAGGCGTCGTGGCGGGCGGGCGGCGTCTCGCTGCCGCGCACCACGTGGGAGCAGTGGTCATGGGGCGCCAAGCGCAGGGTCTCCCTGGACGCCCTGCAGCCGGGCGACCTCATCTTCAGCGAGGGCCTCGGACACGTGAGCATCTACGCGGGCGACGGCAAGATCGTGCACGCGCCGCAGACCGGTGACGTGGTCAAGGTCGTCCCGTTGTCCGCCTACGGCAGGCGACTGGTCGGCGCGGTTCGCCCGTAG